The DNA window TGGGCATGCTGCCCATGCCCATGCCGAAGTCGTCGCCATAACCGGCGGCCTGTGCGAACACGGGCAAGGGAAGGATCAGCAGCAGGCTCGCCGCCAGCTGCGTGGTGCGGTGCATCGACATGGGGAAGTTTCTCCGGTTCCTGAAGGACAACGCGCGCGGCTGCCAAGGCAGGCCACGCCCGTGACCGACTGCGTGCTAGGCTCGCGCCACTTCCCGTGGAGACGCAACATGAACTTCCGCACCCTGTCTTTAGTCATGCTTGCAGCACTGGGCACGCCGGCACTCGTGCACGCCCAGCACGCCGCCCATGCGGCCAGCCAAGCCGCTGCCGATTCCGCCCTGGATCAGGCCATTGCCGCAGGCACGCGCACGCCGGCCAATGTACTGCGGGACAAGTATCGCCATCCGCGCGAGACGCTCGGCTTCTTCCAGCTCAAGCCGGATCAGACGGTGATCGAGATCACCCCGGGCGGCGGCTGGTACTCCGAAATCCTGGCGCCGTATCTGCGTGAGCACGGCACGTATGTCGCTGCCGTGGTGGATCCGTCTGCCGTGCCGGCGGGCGGCGGTCGCGATTACCAGCAGCGCAGCTTTGATTCGTTGAAGAAGAAGTTCGAAGGCGCACCGGCGCAGTTCGACAAGGTGCAGCTGGCGCCGTATTCGCCCACCTCGCCCATGTTTGGCGCGCCGGGTTCGGCGGATCTGGTGCTGACCTTCCGCAACGTGCACAACTGGCGCAAGGCCGGCCAGGCCGAGGGCATGTTCAGGGGCTTCTATAACGTGCTTAAGTCGGGCGGCGTGCTGGGCGTGGTGGAGCATCGTGCGAGCAAGGACGTGCCGGCCGATGACGACACCGGTTATGTGGGTCAGGCGCAGGTGATTGCCCTGGCCGAAGCGGCGGGCTTCAAGCTGGCCGGGCAGAGCGAAGTCAACGCCAATGCGCGCGACACCAAGGATCATCCCAATGGCGTGTGGACGCTGCCGCCGACCAATCAGCACGACGCCAAGGACGACGCCAAGTACCAGGCGATAGGCGAAAGTGATCGGATGACGCTGCGCTTCGTCAAACCCTGATCACGACCGGTAACACCACCGCACCGCGCGTGCTTCGGCCGCGCGGTGTCGGATCCAAGCAACGATGCTGATTGCCTTCAACAAACCCTTCAACGTGCTGTGCCAGTTCACTGATCGCAGTGAACCGGCTCGGCGCACTCTGGCCGAGTTCGGCTTGCCGCCACGCGTGTATGCCGCCGGTCGCCTGGACTACGACAGCGAAGGCCTGCTGCTGTTGACCGATGACGGCGCGCTCGCCCATCGCCTGACCGATCCGCGCCATAAGCAGAACAAGACTTATTGGGCGCAGGTGGAAGGCGAGCCTTCGCCCGAACAGCTGACGGCGCTGCGCAACGGCGTGGTGTTGAACGATGGGCCGACGCTACCGGCGCAGGCGCGTTTGCTGGAAACCGCCCCGACCCTGTGGCCACGCGATCCGCCGGTGCGTTATCGCAAGACGGTGGCGGACAGCTGGTTGGAACTGACGATCAACGAGGGTCGCAATCGCCAGGTGCGGCGCATGACCGCCGCCGTAGGATTGCCGACGCTGCGGCTGGTGCGCGTGGCGATGGGATCGGCGCGGCTCGACGGCCTGGCGCCGGGCCAGTGGCGCGAAGTGCCGCGAAACTGATCAAACTGTCACGCCATCCATCGACAGAATGTAGGAGGGGCTTTAGCCCCGAAGCTCGGAAACCATCCGAGGTTCGGGGCTAAAGCCCCTCCTACAACAACAGCTGCGGCCTTGCTCAGGGCGAGGCGGACTCGCTCGATGACTTGCG is part of the Pseudoxanthomonas indica genome and encodes:
- a CDS encoding class I SAM-dependent methyltransferase is translated as MNFRTLSLVMLAALGTPALVHAQHAAHAASQAAADSALDQAIAAGTRTPANVLRDKYRHPRETLGFFQLKPDQTVIEITPGGGWYSEILAPYLREHGTYVAAVVDPSAVPAGGGRDYQQRSFDSLKKKFEGAPAQFDKVQLAPYSPTSPMFGAPGSADLVLTFRNVHNWRKAGQAEGMFRGFYNVLKSGGVLGVVEHRASKDVPADDDTGYVGQAQVIALAEAAGFKLAGQSEVNANARDTKDHPNGVWTLPPTNQHDAKDDAKYQAIGESDRMTLRFVKP
- a CDS encoding pseudouridine synthase, which codes for MLIAFNKPFNVLCQFTDRSEPARRTLAEFGLPPRVYAAGRLDYDSEGLLLLTDDGALAHRLTDPRHKQNKTYWAQVEGEPSPEQLTALRNGVVLNDGPTLPAQARLLETAPTLWPRDPPVRYRKTVADSWLELTINEGRNRQVRRMTAAVGLPTLRLVRVAMGSARLDGLAPGQWREVPRN